A genome region from Arachis duranensis cultivar V14167 chromosome 8, aradu.V14167.gnm2.J7QH, whole genome shotgun sequence includes the following:
- the LOC107462912 gene encoding pentatricopeptide repeat-containing protein At4g20090, with product MPCFANVKVLKTCLRTYLKLGFPSMQTLPSCSYSSTWKPHLPGATHEPQPPPSPSPPVSVDIFTSGTNRGSRKWGSYSPGDLTFYSLIENYASSFDFVSLEKVLDQMKREKRVFIEKNFIVMFKAYGKAHLPEKAVDLFRRMEVEFQCKKTVKSLNSVLNVIIQEGLFNRALEFYSDVDASTSLNIQPNVLTFNLIIKALCKLGLVDKAIESFREMPPRGCAPDTYTYSTLMDGLCKEGRIDEAVLLLDEMQIEGTFPTPAVFNVLINALCKKGDLERTSKLVDNMFLKGCVPNEMTYNALVHGLCLKGKLNKAVDLLNQMVSNKCVPNDVTYGTLINGFVKNGRTIDGVCVLLSLEERGHRGNEHIYSSLISGLFKEGKSEEAMRLWKEMVEKGCQPNTIVYSALIDGLCRVGKPDEARKLLVEMKNKGYLPNSFTYSSLMKGFFNIGDSHNAILVWKEMTASNSNHNEVSYSILINGLCKDGKLVEALMAWKQMLSRGIKLDVIAYSSMIHGFCNAQLVEQGLKLFHQMLCQPETQPDVVTYNILFHALCMQNSISRAIDVLNIMLDQGCDPDYITCDIFLRALRERVNPPQDGAEFLDELVVRLIKRQKVVGASKTIEVMLQKFLLPKGSTWATVVKHLCKPKKVRETIRECWSKLCH from the coding sequence ATGCCATGCTTTGCCAATGTCAAAGTACTCAAAACTTGTCTACGAACATACCTGAAGCTGGGTTTCCCTTCAATGCAGACACTTCCTTCTTGCTCTTACTCTTCCACATGGAAACCCCACCTTCCCGGTGCCACACATGAACCCCAACCACCCCCTTCACCTTCTCCTCCAGTTTCAGTTGATATCTTCACATCAGGTACTAATAGGGGTTCTCGTAAATGGGGTTCTTACAGTCCAGGTGATTTGACTTTCTATTCCCTTATTGAGAATTATGCCTCTTCCTTTGATTTTGTGTCCTTGGAGAAGGTCTTAGACCAAATGAAGCGTGAAAAGAGAgtttttattgaaaagaatttcaTTGTTATGTTTAAAGCTTATGGGAAAGCCCATTTGCCTGAGAAAGCTGTGGACTTGTTTCGTAGAATGGAGGTTGAGTTTCAGTGTAAGAAAACTGTGAAGTCTTTGAATTCAGTTCTCAATGTGATTATTCAGGAGGGTTTATTCAATCGTGCATTGGAGTTTTATTCTGATGTTGATGCATCCACGAGTTTGAATATTCAACCTAATGTACTCACTTTTAACTTGATTATTAAGGCATTGTGTAAGCTTGGTTTGGTTGATAAAGCGATTGAATCGTTCAGGGAAATGCCACCTAGGGGTTGTGCTCCTGATACTTATACATATTCTACATTGATGGATGGGTTGTGCAAGGAGGGTAGGATTGATGAGGCCGTTTTGTTGTTAGATGAGATGCAGATTGAAGGTACCTTCCCTACCCCTGCAGTGTTTAATGTGTTAATCAATGCATTGTGTAAGAAAGGTGACTTGGAGCGCACCTCCAAGCTAGTCGATAATATGTTTCTTAAAGGTTGCGTCCCGAATGAGATGACATATAATGCCCTTGTTCATGGCCTCTGTCTCAAAGGTAAGTTGAATAAGGCAGTTGATCTATTGAATCAAATGGTGTCTAATAAATGTGTGCCTAATGATGTCACGTATGGAACACTCATTAATGGTTTTGTTAAGAATGGTAGAACTATTGATGGGGTTTGTGTGTTGTTATCTTTGGAAGAGAGAGGCCATCGTGGGAATGAGCATATTTACTCTTCCCTCATTAGCGGCTTGTTCAAGGAGGGAAAATCAGAAGAGGCAATGCGATTGTGGAAGGAAATGGTTGAGAAAGGATGTCAACCGAATACTATTGTCTATAGTGCTCTTATAGATGGTCTTTGTCGAGTAGGGAAGCCAGATGAAGCAAGGAAACTCCTAGTTGAAATGAAGAATAAAGGTTACCTGCCTAATTCTTTTACTTATAGCTCCTTAATGAAGGGTTTTTTTAACATAGGTGATAGCCATAACGCTATTCTTGTTTGGAAAGAGATGACTGCTAGTAATTCTAATCATAATGAGGTTTCTTACAGTATACTTATTAATGGCTTATGCAAGGATGGGAAGCTTGTGGAGGCCTTAATGGCGTGGAAGCAAATGCTGAGTAGAGGAATCAAACTAGATGTTATAGCTTACAGTTCAATGATTCATGGATTTTGTAACGCTCAGTTAGTAGAACAGGGCCTAAAGCTTTTTCACCAGATGCTTTGTCAGCCTGAAACACAACCTGATGTGGTTACCTACAACATACTTTTCCATGCTTTGTGCATGCAGAATAGCATTTCTCGCGCCATTGATGTTCTAAATATCATGCTAGATCAAGGTTGTGACCCTGATTATATTACTTGCGATATTTTCTTGCGAGCTTTAAGAGAAAGAGTGAACCCGCCTCAAGATGGGGCAGAGTTTTTGGATGAACTTGTAGTCCGCCTAATTAAGAGACAGAAAGTAGTAGGTGCTTCCAAAACAATAGAGGTGATGCTACAGAAGTTTTTACTTCCAAAGGGTTCTACTTGGGCCACAGTTGTAAAACATCTTTGCAAACCTAAAAAAGTTCGAGAAACCATTCGGGAATGTTGGAGCAAGCTGTGTCACTGA